A region of Domibacillus sp. DTU_2020_1001157_1_SI_ALB_TIR_016 DNA encodes the following proteins:
- a CDS encoding GNAT family N-acetyltransferase: MEKAMVEEVSSMEGVIAQLSVLLKEVVDNGASIGFLPPIQMKEAKAYWQTVLTPHTVLLIAKIDDGLAGTVQLQLITKPNGDHRAEVAKLMVHPDFRQNGIGRLLMQKAEERASQENRSLLVLDTREGDPSNKLYQSLGYVEAGKIPRYAKSAGGSFDTTVIYFKFI, encoded by the coding sequence ATGGAAAAAGCGATGGTAGAAGAAGTAAGCAGTATGGAAGGCGTGATCGCCCAGCTGTCTGTGCTTTTAAAAGAAGTAGTAGATAACGGAGCGTCCATCGGTTTTCTGCCACCGATTCAAATGAAAGAAGCAAAAGCGTACTGGCAGACGGTATTAACGCCTCATACGGTGCTTTTGATTGCAAAGATAGATGACGGGCTTGCCGGGACTGTACAATTGCAGCTTATCACAAAGCCTAATGGTGATCATCGAGCCGAAGTGGCTAAGCTCATGGTTCATCCCGACTTCAGACAGAATGGCATCGGGCGTCTTCTCATGCAAAAAGCAGAGGAGAGGGCATCGCAAGAAAATCGATCTCTTTTAGTGCTGGATACAAGAGAAGGCGACCCGTCCAATAAGCTGTATCAATCGTTAGGCTATGTGGAAGCAGGGAAGATTCCCCGCTATGCTAAGTCGGCAGGGGGCAGCTTTGATACAACCGTTATATATTTCAAATTTATTTAA
- a CDS encoding GNAT family protein yields MNHSLKELTGNHIRIIPMERGHIRGLWEAGGHQDIWTHLPQHIKTLQEMSQFVEDALTAKETGAEYPFVVIERKTGKIIGTTRFLAISQAHKSLEIGWTWFRPSVWGTPVNKECKHLLLRYCFHELGMIRVQFKTDDRNIRSQKAIERLGAVKEGTLRNHMIRRDGSYRHSVFYSIIASEWPAAEREFFGSLKV; encoded by the coding sequence ATGAATCATTCACTCAAAGAATTAACAGGGAATCACATTCGTATTATTCCAATGGAAAGAGGGCATATAAGAGGGCTATGGGAAGCGGGGGGCCATCAAGATATCTGGACGCATCTGCCCCAGCACATTAAAACGCTTCAAGAGATGTCTCAATTTGTAGAAGACGCATTAACAGCAAAAGAAACAGGTGCTGAATATCCATTTGTTGTGATTGAGCGGAAAACAGGAAAGATCATTGGTACAACACGCTTTTTGGCGATTTCACAAGCTCATAAAAGTCTGGAGATTGGCTGGACATGGTTTCGTCCATCTGTATGGGGCACACCTGTAAACAAAGAGTGCAAGCATTTGCTACTCCGTTATTGCTTTCATGAGTTAGGTATGATCCGTGTCCAATTTAAAACAGATGATCGAAATATCAGGTCCCAAAAAGCGATTGAGCGGCTTGGTGCAGTAAAAGAAGGTACACTTCGCAACCATATGATTCGAAGAGATGGGTCGTATCGTCATTCAGTGTTTTACAGTATTATTGCAAGCGAATGGCCGGCTGCTGAAAGAGAGTTTTTCGGATCACTAAAAGTATGA
- a CDS encoding membrane-spanning protein produces MKKKVILFLSITFVVVMAAVFIRDISNGNSSTWPDAIGRVLFSLLPVLLLFLKKIPFNLPLIISYYLFIFCTFFLGAILKFYDRFRWWDTMLHFFGSVFAGFVGIAIYKLLLPNSVEKGISRWMIFLFVLTFAVTISALWESAEFLGAVMGFMEEDDNKDTMTDMLTGLAGAIVVACYAALRKRAV; encoded by the coding sequence ATGAAAAAGAAAGTCATTTTGTTTTTAAGCATAACGTTTGTTGTCGTAATGGCAGCTGTGTTTATTCGAGACATTTCAAATGGAAATTCTTCTACCTGGCCGGATGCAATTGGCAGGGTTTTGTTCAGCTTACTGCCCGTTTTACTTTTGTTTTTAAAAAAGATCCCTTTCAACCTGCCTTTGATTATCAGCTACTATCTTTTTATATTTTGTACATTTTTTCTGGGGGCCATCTTGAAATTTTATGACCGCTTTCGCTGGTGGGATACAATGCTTCATTTCTTTGGGAGTGTTTTTGCGGGTTTTGTGGGAATAGCTATTTATAAACTTCTTTTGCCAAACAGTGTAGAAAAAGGAATTTCGCGATGGATGATTTTTTTGTTTGTTTTAACATTCGCAGTGACGATCAGTGCTCTGTGGGAAAGTGCTGAATTTCTCGGGGCCGTTATGGGTTTCATGGAAGAAGACGATAATAAAGATACAATGACCGATATGCTGACGGGTCTAGCGGGAGCGATTGTTGTAGCCTGTTATGCTGCGCTTCGAAAAAGAGCTGTCTGA
- a CDS encoding spore coat protein — protein MADKSRVHQHLAWHETLELHEIAATTAHYLTEFKLQLANVQDPTLRGLYMEAIRNLEQNTLELLPFYEKAPIPMLLKDSLETFSPKPMGVNLTAFYGRKLLIFAKNAVRNYAVAITETATPALRVIFQKQLQKAIELHAKTFDFMLQRSYYPAYDLEKLLAEDLKNAKTSLSVRR, from the coding sequence TTGGCCGACAAATCAAGAGTACACCAGCACTTGGCCTGGCATGAGACGCTTGAACTGCATGAAATAGCAGCCACGACAGCCCATTATCTGACTGAATTCAAATTGCAGCTTGCGAATGTACAGGACCCGACGCTGCGAGGTCTGTATATGGAGGCGATCCGGAACCTTGAGCAAAATACGCTTGAGCTGCTTCCTTTTTATGAAAAAGCACCAATTCCGATGTTGCTCAAAGACAGCCTTGAAACGTTCAGTCCCAAGCCGATGGGGGTAAACTTGACCGCCTTCTATGGAAGAAAACTGCTTATATTTGCAAAAAATGCTGTGCGTAATTATGCGGTCGCCATTACGGAAACTGCCACTCCAGCTCTGCGTGTCATCTTTCAAAAACAATTACAAAAAGCGATCGAATTGCACGCCAAGACGTTCGATTTTATGCTGCAGAGAAGCTATTACCCGGCGTATGATTTAGAGAAGCTGCTTGCTGAAGATTTGAAAAATGCCAAAACCTCTTTGTCCGTAAGACGCTGA
- a CDS encoding DUF1284 domain-containing protein, with amino-acid sequence MYKLRGHHLFCLLGYRGMGYSEEYVENMTRLHQTLRDYPNTLIHLVNGPDQLCEKYPNSGVYHCQDNSIYERDAAILEKMGLKIGQMLSWKDIESCIRKFVVPSDVQVICETCAWRSYGVCEEGIQEIHEGKRLRKIQ; translated from the coding sequence ATGTACAAATTGCGAGGTCATCACCTTTTTTGTCTTCTGGGCTATCGAGGAATGGGCTATTCCGAAGAATACGTCGAAAATATGACACGTTTGCACCAAACGTTAAGAGATTACCCTAATACGCTCATTCATCTTGTAAACGGCCCTGATCAGTTGTGTGAAAAGTACCCCAATTCAGGTGTATACCATTGCCAGGACAACAGTATTTATGAAAGGGATGCCGCTATTTTGGAGAAAATGGGGCTTAAAATCGGACAAATGTTAAGCTGGAAGGATATTGAGTCGTGTATCCGAAAGTTTGTGGTCCCCTCTGATGTTCAGGTTATATGTGAAACCTGTGCCTGGCGGTCATATGGAGTTTGTGAAGAAGGTATTCAAGAGATTCATGAAGGGAAAAGGTTGAGGAAAATTCAATAA
- a CDS encoding DUF4386 domain-containing protein — protein sequence MNSNKKAAKIVGVLFILAAVTAIMGVILYDPILNSPDYLIKGAEHADQVIMGALMELILVVSAVGTAATMFPILRRYNETIALWHVCFRFLEAVVITVGVISVLSLLTLSREFVAAGAPDTTSFQTSGTILKAIHDWTFLLGPNFMLGINTVMYSYIFYKSKLVPRFIPILGMTGAALVFLCALLVMFGVIEQVSVWGAVLALPVAANEMILTVWLIAKGFNESAIAAMSAKKN from the coding sequence ATGAATTCAAACAAAAAAGCAGCAAAAATTGTCGGTGTCCTGTTTATACTTGCCGCTGTTACGGCGATAATGGGTGTTATTTTATATGATCCTATCCTAAACAGTCCTGATTACCTGATTAAAGGTGCTGAACATGCCGACCAGGTGATAATGGGGGCGTTGATGGAATTAATTCTTGTCGTTTCAGCGGTTGGTACAGCAGCCACCATGTTTCCAATTTTAAGAAGATATAATGAAACGATCGCTCTTTGGCATGTTTGCTTCCGGTTTCTTGAAGCGGTTGTCATTACTGTGGGTGTCATCAGCGTGCTGTCGCTGTTGACCTTAAGCCGGGAATTTGTAGCGGCAGGAGCTCCGGATACCACATCTTTTCAAACTTCGGGCACCATATTAAAAGCAATACATGACTGGACATTCCTGCTTGGCCCCAATTTTATGCTCGGTATCAATACCGTGATGTACAGTTATATCTTTTATAAATCCAAGCTCGTACCGAGATTCATACCCATCCTAGGAATGACGGGGGCAGCCCTTGTTTTCCTTTGTGCCCTGTTAGTTATGTTCGGTGTTATTGAACAAGTTTCGGTTTGGGGTGCTGTTTTGGCACTGCCGGTAGCAGCTAATGAAATGATTTTAACCGTTTGGCTGATCGCTAAAGGATTTAATGAATCTGCAATTGCCGCCATGTCTGCAAAAAAGAATTAG
- a CDS encoding helix-turn-helix transcriptional regulator, which translates to MGKHLVGNHIRKLRFNHNEMTQQQLADKAGVTRQTIVALEKGNYSPSLELAFRIARAFNLPLEEVFFYGDNSKL; encoded by the coding sequence ATGGGCAAACATCTTGTCGGCAATCACATTCGAAAATTACGATTCAACCATAATGAAATGACCCAGCAGCAACTGGCTGACAAGGCAGGCGTAACAAGACAGACTATCGTAGCTCTTGAGAAGGGAAATTACTCCCCATCTTTGGAACTGGCTTTTCGTATTGCTCGCGCCTTTAACTTACCGCTGGAAGAAGTATTCTTTTATGGGGACAACTCGAAGCTGTAA